A stretch of Geobacter sp. DNA encodes these proteins:
- a CDS encoding YgiT-type zinc finger protein: MSCGFKGMVRDENRTETISYSGESITLTGLAGWFCPECSDGVFDDESSQRYAEASDSLVMLARKRCREEVRRIRRKLGLTQKEAAAMFGGGINAFSRYERGETEPSIATMQLLRLLDKHPELLNELRMAA, from the coding sequence ATGAGTTGCGGTTTCAAGGGCATGGTACGTGACGAGAATAGAACCGAGACCATCAGTTATTCCGGGGAGTCAATAACCCTCACAGGTTTGGCCGGATGGTTCTGTCCTGAATGTAGCGATGGTGTTTTTGATGATGAGAGCAGCCAGCGGTATGCAGAAGCAAGCGACAGCCTGGTGATGCTTGCCCGTAAGAGATGCCGTGAAGAAGTCCGTAGGATACGCAGGAAACTTGGTCTCACACAGAAGGAGGCTGCTGCAATGTTTGGTGGCGGCATCAATGCGTTTTCACGATACGAGCGAGGGGAAACCGAGCCGAGCATCGCCACAATGCAGCTACTTCGCTTGTTGGACAAGCATCCTGAGCTTCTAAACGAGCTACGCATGGCTGCATGA
- a CDS encoding transposase, which translates to MARISRIVVPGYPHHVTQRGVRSMDVFHSDEDRRAYLAFLSEEAARFNVEILSWCLMTNHVHFIAVPNSETSLARGFGEAHRRYTRMKNFSQGVRGYLFQGRFSSCVLDQRHLLAAARYVALNPVVAGMVETPWEYPWSSTRYHCGLSDHDPLVKDRTLLGLVTDWREFLSCKASTEPDRLQQSIRTGRPAGDEQFIAAIENLTGRELKIKPAGRPSKSA; encoded by the coding sequence ATGGCTCGCATTTCTCGAATTGTCGTCCCCGGCTATCCACATCATGTCACCCAACGTGGGGTCCGCTCCATGGATGTCTTTCACTCCGATGAGGATCGTCGCGCCTATCTTGCCTTTTTGTCTGAGGAGGCCGCGCGGTTCAATGTCGAAATCCTGTCCTGGTGCCTCATGACGAACCATGTCCATTTCATTGCAGTGCCCAACAGTGAGACATCACTTGCCCGCGGCTTCGGAGAAGCCCATCGTCGCTACACTCGCATGAAAAACTTCTCTCAGGGGGTTCGTGGCTACCTTTTCCAGGGAAGATTCAGTTCGTGCGTGCTCGATCAGCGGCACCTGCTAGCGGCTGCCCGCTATGTGGCATTAAACCCGGTTGTTGCCGGCATGGTCGAAACACCCTGGGAATATCCTTGGTCAAGCACTCGCTACCACTGCGGATTGTCGGACCATGACCCACTGGTGAAGGACCGGACACTGTTGGGACTGGTTACGGATTGGAGAGAGTTTTTAAGCTGCAAAGCGAGCACGGAACCGGACCGGCTTCAGCAATCCATTCGTACCGGCCGTCCGGCAGGTGATGAACAATTTATTGCCGCGATTGAGAACCTGACGGGACGTGAGTTGAAGATAAAGCCAGCGGGAAGGCCCTCTAAATCAGCATAA